Below is a genomic region from Oncorhynchus keta strain PuntledgeMale-10-30-2019 unplaced genomic scaffold, Oket_V2 Un_contig_25434_pilon_pilon, whole genome shotgun sequence.
ctcctcttctcctccctcctcttccctcttctctcctctccctcctcttccctcttctctcccctcccctcctctcccctcccttatcAGATCTTCTCAGGCCTGTTGGTGAACCTGCCCAGTATTGTTGAGTGGCTAGCCTGGTTCCAGTACCTCAGCATCCCTCGGTACGGACTAACAGCTCTCCAAATTAATGAGTTTGTAGGTCTCCAGTTCTGTGGAGACATTCCCCTCAACGGCACCTTGCCCCCTGGTATGACGTAAGTGATAATATCTCACTATACCTATTTAAATTATCCATAATTGAGGTGTTTTGTTTCTGAGGTAGGAACCTTTCTCTCCTGTGTTCAGATGCACGGGGGAAGACTTTCTGAAGAACCAGGGGATCGACTACACCACGTGGGGGCTGTGGCAGAATCACGTTGCCCTGGCGATCATGACCGTAATCTTCCTGTTGATCGCGTACTTCAAACTACGCTTCATCAAGAAGTTCAcatagaggtcaggggtcacggGTTAAGCCTATTGTACACCTTCCCTTGTCCTCCTCTCAAACGAAATGCTGTAACTTCCACTGACATGTCAGCGTCCGCAGGACACTTTTTAAGGGAGCAAAAAATTAGATCGAGGCGGAAGGTGAAATTAGGCATTAGAggtccatcatcatcatcatcatcatcatccgacAACTATTGTGCCAAATCAATAAATGCAATGATTTCTCTACCAATGTGTCTTATCTACAGATGTTTTAAATCATGTCTCAAGGTGTCTATGTgattttatttttgaaccattcgtGTTTTTATGACGTGCAATTTGTTAAATGTTTTATCGATGCAACACAATTAACGTGTATTGATACCAAATATATTGATGATTTGGTAATCTGTAAAGACAGATAATAACTACTTATGCAGGTGAGTCCCTAGGTGGGTCCCAAACGGTACCCTGTCCCCTAAACGTGTATTGATGCCTACGGTTGAACAGGGCCCCTAGGACTCTGGACACAAGTAGTTCCCTACTGTTGAACAGGGCCCCTAGGATTCTGGACACAAGTAGTTCCCTACTGTTGAACAGGGCCCCTAGGACTCTGGATACAAGTAGTTCCCTACTGTTGAACAGGGCCCCTAGGACTCTGGATACAagtagttcactactgttgaacagggccCTAGGACTCTGGACACAAGAAGTTCCCTACTGTTGAACAGGGCCCCTAGGACTCTGGACACAAGTAGTTCCCTACTGTTGAACAGGGCCCCTAGGACTCTGGACACAAGTAGTTCCCTACTGTTGAACAGGGCCCCTAGGACTCTGGACACAAGTAGTTCCCTACTGTTGAACAGGGCCCCTAGGACTCTGGACACAAGTAGTTCCCTACTGTTGAACAGGGCCCCTAGGACTCTGGACACAAGAAGTTCACTATAAAGGGACTAGGGTGCTGTTTTGGACACAGTCCTAGACATGTTTCTATTAACGTTTTGTACACTGTATAAACACTCCTACACTAACACATGATCGAcggcacaggaggctggtgagggggaGGACGGtgcataataatgtctggaatggaatcagccacatggaaaccacgtgtttgcTACCAATCCCTTAATTCCGTTCCTGCCATAACTATGAGCCTATCCTCCCCACCAGCCACCTGTGATGAACAGTATAACAATGATAATTATGCAAAAAGGAAGAATAAAATTTAATACCAACTTTGTACTTTGTTCTATTTTCTCTCCTGTGTATATTTTagtatcaacacacacacacacacacaacgttccCTCATATGAGAAGACTTAAGGCTTGTGACCATGGCAACACAGCATATCAGGTTGTGTGTGTTTGGAAATCCTGTTCCCGTGGGGCGGAGTCatacctcctaaccccacccccaccaccctgggCGGAGTCatacctcctaaccccacccccaccaccctgggGCGGAGTCatacctcctaaccccacccccaccaccctgggGCGGAGTCatacctcctaaccccacccccaccaccctgggGAGGAGTCatacctcctaaccccacccccaccaccctgggGTGGAGTCatacctcctaaccccacccTGGGGAGGAGTCatacctcctaaccccacccccaccaccctgggGAGGAGTCatacctcctaaccccacccccaccaccctgggGAGGAGTCatacctcctaaccccacccccaccaccctgggGCAGAGTCatacctcctaaccccacccccaccaccctgggGAGGAGTCatacctcctaaccccacccccaccctggGGAGGAGTCatacctcctaaccccacccccaccaccctgggGAGGAGTCATACCCTCTAACCCCACCCCACCCTGGGGAGGAGTCatacctcctaaccccacccccaccaccctgggGAGGAGTCatacctcctaaccccacccccaccaccctgggGAGGAGTCatacctcctaaccccacccccaccctggGGCGGAGTCatacctcctaaccccacccccaccaccctgggGAGGAGTCATACCTCCTAACCCCACCACCCTGGGGAGGAGTCATACCTCCTAACCTCACCACCCTGGGGAGGAGTCATGcctcctaaccccacccaccACCCTGGGGAGGAGTCatacctcctaaccccacccccaccaccctgggGAGGAGTCatacctcctaaccccacccccaccaccctgggGAGGAGT
It encodes:
- the LOC118380768 gene encoding broad substrate specificity ATP-binding cassette transporter ABCG2-like, which produces HEYISGYYRVSVYFLCKILSDIITLRTLPAIVFSCVAYFMIGYKATVEAFFLFMLTVALVAYTATAMTMAISADQSVVAIANIFMTIAFVFMMIFSGLLVNLPSIVEWLAWFQYLSIPRYGLTALQINEFVGLQFCGDIPLNGTLPPGMTCTGEDFLKNQGIDYTTWGLWQNHVALAIMTVIFLLIAYFKLRFIKKFT